The region GAGCATCCGTATTTATTGATCTTGGACGAAATGAATTTGGCCCACGTCGAGCGGTATTTCTCGGACTTTCTCTCTGGGGTCGAATCGCGACGTCCGGTCTTGCCGGATCTGGTTTTCGATCGACCATCTCGTCAGTGGGTCCTCCGTGACGTAGAAGCGCAGAGGATTCCCTTACCACGGAACCTTTTCATCGTCGGCACAGTCAACGTGGACGAGACGACCTACATGTTCTCGCCGAAGGTTCTCGACAGAGCTTTCACTTTCGAGTTTCGGGTGACCTCCGATGAACTCGACGCCGAGCTTCGGCGGCCCAATGCAGCGCAGGCGGGGGAAGATCGGCGAGTACGTGCCTTCGCGTCGCTAGCGGAAAACGACAATTGGCAGCAAGAGCATCCTCATCCGGCTCGCGACGAGATTGTGTCGACGCTGAAAGAGGCGCACGTGATCTTGGCTGGTGCCAGTCAGGAATTCGGGCACCGATCGCTTTACGAGATCTTGCGGTTCTGCGCTTTCTTCTCGGCGACGGGAAATGCCGATAGCAACACTGTGCTCGATCTGGCGATGATGCAGAAAGTTCTGCCGAAAATTCACGGGTCGCGAAGACGCGTCGAACCCGTTCTCGCGGCGCTCGACGCTCTGGCCGTGGGAGCCGGTCCAGCCCCGCGGCTTCCTATCACGCATCACAAACTCGTCCGCATGATCGAAGCCGTTCGCGCGAATCAGTTCGTCAGTTTCGCTGAGTAGTAATGTCCCAGGATCCGGTGCAGCTGACGCTTCGAACTGATGATCAGGTCGTCGGGCAACTGCTGATTGCCAACCTTCCTGGGCGTCAAGACATTATGTTCTCGACGCGCGGTGATGTCGCCTTACGTGAAGCGGGGATTTATCGTTACGAGATCGAACTTTTCCCCGACGCATTGTCGTTCGAAGTCGAGCCACGCGAGTTGTTCGATCCTGACGATGCGAGTTGGAAACGGGGTCGGCTACGTCCCGGTCAAGCCGTTGGACGCCTCCGTGTTCAGGTCATTGATCGCACGACAGGGCTGACAGGAACGACCGATGTGGACGTCGTAGCCGTCAAGCTGGAGCACGAGACCGAATATCGCCAAATGCTCACTGATATCTCTTCGCTCGCCGCGGAGGCAGTATTGCAGGGATTCGCGCCGAGTACGCTAGACCTTGCACCGAGCGAGCTGCCTGCGGAACTGCTCTATCTCCGCTTTGCGATGATCGCGGCGTACCTGCAAGATCCAGCGTTGGAGGCTGCGATTGCGCGTGTCACCTCGCAGCCACACCGCACATGGGTGTCGGAGCAAGAGATCCGTCCGATTGGATCACCGTTTCCAGCGGGTGCCGCTTTTCGGCGTGCAGTTCGTGCGACGGGCCGGCGGGTGCCCTGGGTGGGCGGCCCAGCCGCACTCGCGTCTTTGCCTGCTGCTTTGACTCGTGATCGCGCAGAAGCGAGCGCCGACAATTTGGCGAACCAGTTCGTCAAGTTTGCGCTGGAGCGTTGGCGAGCCGTCTCGTTGGAGCTTTCCGATGTGCTGTCGCAAGCCTCAAAAAATGTCGAATCCGGACCGCTGCGTCGCGGTCAGCAGATCGCCGCTGACGTCGGTGCTCAACTGGATGAATACCTGGCGCACCCGCTGTTCTCTGAGGTCAGCTCTCTATTGAGAATGCCGACTTCCGACCAGGTTTTACTCAAGCGCGCTGGCTACCGGGAAGTCTTCCGGACGTTCGCGATGACTGAACTTGGACCTACAGTCCGGATCGACCGCGAGGACCTGGCCGACGTCTTCGCAGCGTCACAACGCAACGTTGCGACGCTCTATGAGTTCTGGTCTTTTCTCGCAGTGGTGGATTCACTCGGGCGAGTGTGCGGGGAAGACCGAACGGCGCGCGCTTTCACCGTCGCTGGGGATGGCATCTCCCTAACAATGCGGACAGGTCGCACGTCGAGGTTATCGTGGAACATCAGCCGAGGAGGCCGTCTACTTCGGGTCGATGTCTTCTTCAATCGAACGTTCGCTGGAAGAGACGATCAACGGGGGTCGTGGAGCCAAGCGATGCGCCCCGATTGTTCGGTGCGTATTCGACCAGAAGGCAGCACGCCGTCGCGCCTTCCCACACGGGATCTCGAAGTATGGTTGCATTTCGATGCCAAATATCGTGCCGACAACCTTCTCGCACAGCTAGAAGCGGCCCCGGATTCGGGCGAGTCGTCCGGGGAATCGACCACTACTCCTGGCGGTGCAAAGCGCGACGACCTGCTCAAAATGCACGCGTACCGAGACGCGATCTCGCGAACCGGGGGAGCGTATGTGCTGTATCCGGGATCGGAGATCAAGGACATCCGACGACACCCGGGTTTCAAAGAAGTGTTACCCGGCCTTGGCGCCTTCCCGCTCAGGCCGAGTAGCGATGGCCTGCCAACGTCATCGCGGGCCCTCGACCGATTTCTGAGCGATGTGCTCAACCATGTCGCCAGTCAGGTCACACGTGAGGAGCGGCATCGCTTCTGGACCGCGACCGTGCACCAACCTGGCGAGCCCACTCCTACGTCATTGCTGACAACGGATTTCCTAGACGAGCCCCCCGCGGATACGGATGTACTTCTCGGCTTCGTTCGCAATAGCGAGCATCTCCAATGGATAGATCGATTAAGGCAGTACAACATTCGTGCTGGAGATCGGATAGGCGCCGTCGACATCGGCGGGCGAGAACTGGGCTCCAAGCTGCTTCTCCTATACGAGAACCGGAACAGCGTCCTACACGTGGCCCGCGCTGCGAAGGTAGTGCGCTGGCGGCCCGCAACGGCGACCGACTTGATGGCGACGGGTTATCCGAACCCCCGCGGCGACATCTACTTCGTGG is a window of Mycolicibacterium chubuense NBB4 DNA encoding:
- a CDS encoding DUF2357 domain-containing protein, whose product is MSQDPVQLTLRTDDQVVGQLLIANLPGRQDIMFSTRGDVALREAGIYRYEIELFPDALSFEVEPRELFDPDDASWKRGRLRPGQAVGRLRVQVIDRTTGLTGTTDVDVVAVKLEHETEYRQMLTDISSLAAEAVLQGFAPSTLDLAPSELPAELLYLRFAMIAAYLQDPALEAAIARVTSQPHRTWVSEQEIRPIGSPFPAGAAFRRAVRATGRRVPWVGGPAALASLPAALTRDRAEASADNLANQFVKFALERWRAVSLELSDVLSQASKNVESGPLRRGQQIAADVGAQLDEYLAHPLFSEVSSLLRMPTSDQVLLKRAGYREVFRTFAMTELGPTVRIDREDLADVFAASQRNVATLYEFWSFLAVVDSLGRVCGEDRTARAFTVAGDGISLTMRTGRTSRLSWNISRGGRLLRVDVFFNRTFAGRDDQRGSWSQAMRPDCSVRIRPEGSTPSRLPTRDLEVWLHFDAKYRADNLLAQLEAAPDSGESSGESTTTPGGAKRDDLLKMHAYRDAISRTGGAYVLYPGSEIKDIRRHPGFKEVLPGLGAFPLRPSSDGLPTSSRALDRFLSDVLNHVASQVTREERHRFWTATVHQPGEPTPTSLLTTDFLDEPPADTDVLLGFVRNSEHLQWIDRLRQYNIRAGDRIGAVDIGGRELGSKLLLLYENRNSVLHVARAAKVVRWRPATATDLMATGYPNPRGDIYFVADLQFVEHLPAWSDSIDLEFLTANVRNGAPLVVTWWDIIRSASVVDT